One window of Arthrobacter oryzae genomic DNA carries:
- a CDS encoding cystathionine beta-synthase — MKYAPSVLDLIGNTPLVKLNHVTDGIKATVLAKVEYLNPGGSIKDRIAAKMIEEAERDGKLLPGGTIVEPTSGNTGVGLALVAQQKGYRCVFVVPDKVGEDKRAVLQAYGAEVVVTPTAVAPDSPQSYYSVSDRLVTEIPGAYKPDQFSNPAAPGSHYETTGPEIWRDTDGRITHCVIGAGTGGTITGTGRYLKEVSANRPEADGGRVRIIGADPAGSVYSGGTGRPYFVEGVGEDMWPANYDKAVPDDVIAVSDAESFEMTRRLAREEGLLVGGSSGMAVVAAVRVAKDLPEDAVVVVILPDSGRGYLAKIFNDQWMRSYGFLSGGEEDSVGEVLKSKTGELPELVHIHPNETVRDVINIMNEYGVSHIPVLSQEPPVVMGEVLGAVDERSLTSKLFRGEAKLTDKISEHMGPRLPVIGSLETISAARELLSDVDTVMVTFVGAPVGILTRHDLLAYLSH, encoded by the coding sequence ATGAAGTACGCCCCGTCCGTCCTGGACCTCATCGGCAATACGCCCCTCGTCAAGCTCAACCACGTCACCGACGGCATCAAAGCCACCGTCCTGGCCAAGGTGGAATACCTGAACCCGGGCGGGTCCATCAAGGACCGGATCGCGGCGAAGATGATCGAGGAGGCCGAGCGGGACGGCAAGCTGCTCCCCGGCGGAACCATTGTTGAACCCACGTCGGGCAACACTGGTGTTGGCCTGGCATTGGTTGCCCAGCAGAAGGGCTACCGCTGCGTCTTCGTCGTGCCGGACAAGGTGGGCGAGGACAAGCGCGCCGTCCTTCAGGCGTACGGGGCCGAAGTGGTGGTGACGCCCACCGCCGTCGCCCCGGACAGCCCGCAGAGCTACTACAGCGTGTCGGACCGCCTGGTCACCGAAATTCCCGGTGCCTACAAACCGGACCAGTTCTCCAACCCCGCGGCCCCCGGCAGCCATTACGAAACCACCGGACCCGAAATCTGGCGCGACACCGACGGTCGGATCACCCACTGCGTGATCGGAGCCGGCACAGGCGGCACCATCACCGGAACCGGGCGATACCTCAAGGAAGTTTCCGCCAACCGGCCAGAAGCCGACGGCGGACGCGTGCGGATCATTGGCGCCGATCCGGCAGGTTCCGTGTACTCGGGCGGTACCGGCCGGCCGTATTTCGTGGAGGGCGTGGGCGAGGACATGTGGCCGGCCAACTACGACAAAGCCGTTCCGGACGACGTGATTGCCGTCAGTGATGCCGAGTCCTTCGAGATGACCCGCAGGCTGGCCCGCGAAGAGGGCCTGCTGGTGGGCGGATCCTCCGGCATGGCCGTGGTGGCAGCCGTGCGGGTAGCCAAGGACCTGCCCGAGGACGCCGTGGTGGTAGTGATCCTGCCCGATTCGGGCCGCGGCTACCTGGCCAAGATCTTCAACGACCAGTGGATGCGGTCCTACGGGTTCCTGTCCGGCGGCGAAGAGGATTCGGTGGGCGAGGTGCTCAAGTCGAAGACCGGTGAACTCCCGGAGCTGGTGCACATCCACCCGAACGAAACCGTCCGCGATGTCATCAACATCATGAACGAGTACGGCGTCTCCCACATCCCCGTCCTCTCCCAGGAACCGCCGGTGGTCATGGGTGAAGTACTGGGCGCCGTGGACGAACGGAGCCTCACCTCCAAGCTGTTCCGCGGCGAAGCGAAGCTGACGGACAAGATCTCCGAACACATGGGGCCCAGGCTGCCCGTGATCGGGTCTCTGGAAACCATTTCCGCGGCCCGCGAACTGCTTTCCGACGTGGACACCGTGATGGTGACGTTCGTCGGCGCCCCGGTGGGCATCCTGACCCGCCACGACCTCCTCGCCTACCTCAGCCACTAA
- a CDS encoding VOC family protein, whose product MAGGVVHFEIPADDENRARGFYTSAFGWEFQVLPEMEYSLAMTTPMDQEGRPTVPGAINGGLFKRGDLTAPVVTVDVEDIDAALEKIAALGGAVYRAKMEVPGMGWNAYFKDSEGNIVGLWQNAEPGSNPAASPEAAANDIGA is encoded by the coding sequence GTGGCCGGAGGAGTGGTGCACTTCGAGATCCCCGCGGACGACGAAAACCGCGCACGGGGCTTCTACACATCCGCTTTCGGGTGGGAATTTCAGGTCCTGCCGGAGATGGAATACAGCCTGGCGATGACGACGCCGATGGACCAGGAGGGCAGGCCCACAGTTCCCGGGGCGATCAATGGCGGGCTGTTCAAGCGCGGTGACCTGACCGCCCCGGTTGTCACGGTTGACGTCGAGGACATCGATGCAGCGCTTGAGAAGATCGCCGCTCTGGGCGGCGCGGTCTACCGGGCCAAGATGGAGGTTCCGGGCATGGGATGGAACGCCTACTTCAAGGACAGCGAGGGCAACATCGTTGGCCTGTGGCAGAACGCCGAACCCGGCTCCAACCCTGCCGCCAGCCCTGAAGCCGCTGCGAACGACATCGGAGCGTAG
- a CDS encoding DNA-3-methyladenine glycosylase family protein, whose product MTIADVPAGLAAAADASLRWHPGGPFNLLQSLGTLMRGNGDPAFSPGPDGLWMAFTTPGGPVTLRVTVSGDPREPAVDVQAWGPGSDQAVAAAPRMLGSGDDWSAFDHPEFHATLPRMVVEARRRNLALRLPATGRMVDSLVPTILEQKVTVIEARRGYRYLVYRFGDAAPGAGAAAPAGLRLQPTPEQWLRIPSWEWHKAGVGPQRSATVMRALRSAVALERLAAVPAAEAAATMQTIPGIGVWTTAEVVQRTHGCPDSIAVGDYHLAAYVGAALTGRRTDDAGMLRLLAPWQGHRQRVVRMIGLSGFRKPTFGPRMTIQDHRRH is encoded by the coding sequence ATGACCATCGCAGACGTCCCCGCCGGCCTGGCCGCCGCGGCGGACGCCTCGCTGCGGTGGCATCCCGGCGGCCCCTTCAACCTCCTGCAGAGCCTCGGCACGCTCATGCGCGGGAACGGGGATCCGGCGTTCTCGCCGGGGCCGGACGGGCTCTGGATGGCCTTCACGACGCCGGGCGGCCCGGTGACCCTGCGTGTCACCGTTTCCGGGGATCCGCGCGAACCGGCGGTTGATGTCCAGGCCTGGGGGCCGGGCTCGGACCAGGCCGTGGCCGCCGCGCCGCGGATGCTGGGCAGCGGGGACGACTGGTCCGCTTTCGACCACCCCGAGTTCCACGCCACGCTCCCCCGGATGGTGGTGGAGGCACGACGCCGGAACCTGGCGCTGCGGCTCCCGGCCACCGGCCGCATGGTCGATTCCCTGGTGCCCACCATTCTTGAGCAGAAGGTCACCGTCATCGAAGCCCGGCGGGGCTACCGCTACCTGGTGTACCGCTTTGGCGACGCCGCCCCCGGCGCCGGCGCGGCCGCACCGGCCGGGCTCCGCCTCCAGCCCACGCCGGAGCAGTGGCTGCGCATCCCGTCGTGGGAATGGCACAAGGCAGGCGTTGGCCCGCAGCGGTCGGCGACCGTCATGCGGGCGCTGCGTTCCGCCGTCGCCCTTGAACGGCTGGCGGCGGTGCCGGCGGCGGAGGCGGCAGCCACAATGCAGACCATTCCCGGTATCGGCGTGTGGACCACGGCGGAAGTGGTGCAGCGGACCCACGGCTGCCCGGACTCCATCGCGGTGGGCGACTACCATCTCGCGGCCTACGTCGGGGCCGCGCTGACCGGCCGGAGGACGGACGACGCCGGGATGCTGAGGCTGCTGGCCCCGTGGCAAGGGCACCGGCAGCGGGTAGTGCGGATGATCGGCCTCAGCGGGTTCCGGAAACCCACGTTCGGCCCCCGCATGACCATCCAGGACCACCGCCGCCACTAG
- a CDS encoding ABC transporter ATP-binding protein, whose protein sequence is MTRSLERPVIHTRKLTKNVTVKKETVEAVKGVDIDVAPGELVAFLGPNSAGKSTTLRMLTTLLRPTSGTATVAGVDVSADPAGVRARIGYIGQGNGGGHSFRVIDELVMQGRFYGMNTADAAARAQELLTSLDLADLAKRTVIKLSGGQRRRMDVALGLMHSPQLLFLDEPSTGMDPQNRANLWEHIMRMRAERGTTIVLTTHYMDEADSMSERVIVIDHGRIIADDTAARLKANLAGDLLAVDVAADAAAGVRGLLGRAAAGGDVQENTHDGVVSFRLRLTEGARLAPGLLKEMHDAGAPAQSLELKPPTLDDVFLELTGRNLREGANR, encoded by the coding sequence ATGACCCGCAGCCTGGAGCGTCCCGTGATTCACACCCGGAAACTCACCAAGAACGTCACGGTCAAGAAGGAAACCGTCGAGGCCGTCAAGGGCGTCGACATCGACGTCGCCCCGGGTGAACTCGTGGCGTTCCTTGGCCCCAACAGCGCGGGCAAATCCACCACCCTGCGGATGCTGACCACGCTGCTCCGGCCCACCTCAGGAACTGCAACGGTGGCCGGCGTCGACGTGTCAGCAGACCCGGCCGGGGTACGGGCACGGATCGGGTACATCGGCCAGGGCAACGGCGGCGGCCACAGTTTCCGGGTGATTGATGAACTGGTCATGCAGGGACGGTTCTACGGCATGAACACCGCCGATGCCGCCGCCAGGGCGCAGGAGCTGCTGACGTCCCTGGACCTGGCCGACCTCGCCAAACGCACGGTCATCAAACTCTCCGGCGGGCAGCGGCGCCGGATGGACGTGGCCCTGGGCCTCATGCACTCACCGCAGCTGCTGTTCCTGGACGAACCGTCCACCGGCATGGACCCGCAGAACAGGGCCAACCTGTGGGAACACATCATGCGGATGCGGGCCGAGCGCGGGACCACCATCGTCCTCACCACGCACTACATGGACGAAGCCGACTCCATGTCCGAGCGGGTGATCGTCATTGACCACGGCCGGATCATTGCCGACGATACCGCGGCCCGCCTCAAGGCCAACCTGGCCGGTGACCTGCTGGCCGTGGACGTGGCGGCCGATGCAGCGGCCGGCGTCCGCGGGCTGCTGGGGCGGGCGGCCGCCGGCGGTGACGTGCAGGAGAACACGCACGACGGCGTGGTCAGCTTCCGCCTCCGGCTTACTGAAGGGGCCCGGCTGGCGCCCGGTTTGCTGAAGGAAATGCACGACGCCGGCGCTCCCGCCCAGTCCCTGGAGCTGAAGCCGCCCACGCTGGACGACGTGTTCCTGGAGCTGACCGGCCGCAACCTCAGGGAAGGGGCGAACCGCTGA
- a CDS encoding ABC transporter permease, which translates to MTVQGTPGFVKKAGLGQVLHDTRYVFWREMLLPLRDPFSLVFSLLQPLVFLGLFGPLLVSAVGAPAFGGQSTLQWFLPGVVVMIALFGTSMTGSNLQYELMTGSYERILATPLSRSSLMIGRALKEWAPLVVQGLLIALVCIPFGFVFYPLHVLFGLVILGIFGIGLGALSYSLALVSQNKEWIFWGVQQTLLFPLMILSGIMLPIEAGPDWMKIASLFNPLTYLVNAERELFAGNKRELFAGNIGADTLLGLIAAAVTAAVGLVVGVRAINRNVS; encoded by the coding sequence ATGACTGTGCAGGGTACCCCCGGCTTCGTGAAGAAAGCCGGCCTCGGCCAGGTCCTCCATGACACGAGGTACGTGTTCTGGCGGGAGATGCTGCTGCCACTGCGCGACCCCTTTTCGCTGGTCTTTTCGCTGCTCCAGCCGCTCGTCTTCCTGGGCCTGTTCGGGCCGCTGCTCGTTTCCGCCGTGGGGGCGCCGGCGTTCGGCGGGCAGTCCACCCTGCAATGGTTCCTGCCCGGTGTGGTGGTGATGATCGCGTTGTTCGGGACGTCCATGACCGGCTCCAACCTGCAGTATGAGCTGATGACGGGTTCCTACGAGCGGATCCTTGCCACGCCGCTGTCCCGCTCGTCCCTGATGATCGGGCGGGCCTTGAAGGAATGGGCGCCGCTGGTGGTGCAGGGGTTGCTGATCGCCCTGGTCTGCATCCCGTTCGGCTTCGTCTTCTATCCGCTGCACGTGCTGTTTGGCCTGGTCATCCTGGGCATCTTCGGCATCGGCCTCGGCGCGTTGTCCTACTCGCTGGCCCTGGTCTCGCAGAACAAGGAGTGGATCTTCTGGGGTGTGCAGCAGACGCTGCTGTTCCCGCTCATGATCCTCTCCGGCATCATGCTGCCCATCGAAGCGGGGCCTGACTGGATGAAGATTGCCAGCTTGTTCAACCCGCTGACTTATCTCGTCAATGCGGAGCGGGAGCTGTTCGCGGGGAACAAGCGGGAGCTGTTCGCGGGGAACATTGGTGCGGACACGCTTCTGGGGCTCATCGCGGCGGCGGTGACTGCCGCCGTCGGGCTCGTGGTGGGAGTCCGGGCCATCAACCGGAACGTCAGCTAG
- a CDS encoding AMP-binding protein, with the protein MRAYTAGDTDVPLLEETIGRNFERIVDRFPFHDALIEAAPVPGADARRWSYTKLNDDVDRLARALLARGVATGERIGIWSPNCAEWTILQYATAKIGAVLVNVNPAYRSHELEFVVKQNGMRMLVVAPSDRSSDYTGMARQALAECPDLKELVFLPDGGQPQLQAGDPETEAEMTYAELLKRADDVGHSVLKARLAGLDPDDPINLQYTSGTTGFPKGATLTHRNILNNGYSIGELLGYTEHDRVVIPVPFYHCFGMVIGNVNALSHGAATIIPGRTFTPAAALEAVQDFGGTSLYGVPTMFIAELALPDFASYDLSTLRTGVMAGSPCPIEVMNRVISEMNMKDVAICYGMTETSPVSTMTRAGDTMLQRTKTVGRTMPQLESQVVDPVTGTVLERGEIGELCTRGYSVMKGYWNQPDKTAEAIDADGWMHTGDLARMDDDGYVVIEGRIKDMVIRGGENIYPREIEEFLYTHPSIQDVQVIGVPDARYGEELMACIILKPGAEPVDAAGVADFCRGKLAHYKIPRYVEVRDSFPMTVSGKIRKVEMRQEAVARLGL; encoded by the coding sequence ATGCGCGCTTATACAGCCGGGGACACTGACGTCCCGCTGCTCGAAGAGACCATCGGCCGGAACTTCGAACGGATCGTGGACAGGTTCCCGTTCCACGACGCGCTGATCGAGGCGGCCCCCGTGCCTGGTGCCGATGCCCGCCGCTGGAGCTACACAAAACTGAACGACGACGTCGACAGGCTGGCCCGTGCGCTGCTCGCCCGGGGCGTCGCCACGGGGGAGCGGATCGGGATCTGGAGCCCCAACTGCGCGGAGTGGACCATTCTGCAGTACGCCACGGCCAAAATCGGGGCGGTCCTGGTCAACGTGAACCCGGCCTACCGCAGCCATGAACTGGAGTTCGTGGTCAAGCAGAACGGCATGCGCATGCTCGTGGTGGCGCCGTCGGACCGGAGCAGCGACTACACCGGCATGGCCCGGCAGGCCCTGGCCGAATGCCCCGACCTGAAGGAGCTTGTGTTCCTGCCCGACGGCGGACAACCCCAGCTGCAGGCGGGCGATCCTGAAACTGAGGCGGAAATGACGTACGCCGAGCTTCTCAAGCGCGCAGACGACGTCGGGCATTCCGTCCTGAAGGCCCGCCTCGCGGGGCTGGACCCGGACGATCCCATCAACCTGCAGTACACGTCGGGCACTACCGGGTTCCCCAAAGGCGCCACCCTCACGCACCGCAACATCCTGAACAACGGGTACTCCATCGGCGAGCTGCTGGGCTACACGGAGCATGACCGCGTGGTGATTCCGGTGCCGTTCTACCACTGCTTCGGGATGGTGATCGGCAACGTGAACGCCCTGAGCCACGGCGCGGCAACCATCATTCCGGGACGGACCTTCACCCCGGCCGCCGCGCTGGAAGCCGTCCAGGACTTCGGCGGCACCTCCCTCTACGGCGTGCCCACCATGTTCATCGCCGAACTCGCGCTGCCGGACTTCGCCTCCTATGACCTGTCCACGCTGCGCACCGGCGTGATGGCTGGATCGCCATGTCCGATCGAGGTGATGAACCGGGTCATCTCCGAGATGAACATGAAGGACGTGGCCATCTGCTACGGCATGACGGAGACCTCCCCGGTGTCCACCATGACCCGGGCCGGCGACACCATGCTGCAGCGCACGAAGACCGTGGGGCGGACCATGCCGCAGCTGGAGAGCCAGGTGGTGGACCCGGTGACGGGCACCGTGCTGGAACGCGGGGAGATCGGCGAGCTGTGCACCCGGGGCTACTCCGTCATGAAGGGGTACTGGAACCAGCCGGACAAAACCGCCGAGGCAATCGACGCGGATGGCTGGATGCACACCGGAGACCTCGCCCGCATGGACGACGACGGCTACGTGGTGATCGAGGGCCGGATCAAGGACATGGTGATCCGCGGCGGCGAGAACATCTACCCCCGCGAGATCGAGGAGTTCCTCTACACCCATCCCTCGATCCAGGACGTCCAGGTCATCGGCGTCCCCGATGCCAGGTACGGCGAGGAGCTCATGGCCTGCATCATCCTCAAACCCGGAGCGGAACCGGTGGACGCGGCCGGCGTCGCGGACTTCTGCCGGGGCAAGCTGGCCCACTATAAGATCCCGCGCTACGTCGAAGTCCGCGACAGCTTCCCCATGACTGTCTCCGGGAAGATCCGGAAGGTGGAGATGCGGCAGGAGGCCGTGGCCCGGCTGGGGCTGTGA
- a CDS encoding putative quinol monooxygenase — MSAPIDLKATFIPNDGEFFRVKLALEIAIDEVVNEPGCIRYELTEATQEKLVLTERWASEADLDKHSKGTAVQDLNESLSALLAEPVQLERL, encoded by the coding sequence ATGAGTGCACCCATTGACCTGAAAGCAACGTTCATCCCCAACGACGGCGAATTCTTCCGCGTGAAGCTCGCCCTCGAAATCGCGATCGACGAGGTGGTCAACGAACCCGGCTGCATCCGGTACGAGCTGACGGAGGCCACCCAGGAGAAGCTGGTGCTGACTGAGCGGTGGGCTTCTGAGGCGGACCTGGACAAGCATTCCAAGGGCACCGCCGTCCAGGACCTCAACGAATCACTGAGCGCCCTGCTCGCCGAACCCGTCCAGCTAGAACGGCTGTAG
- the trxA gene encoding thioredoxin, with protein MATVDITGEQFASTVENNDIVLVDFWAEWCGPCKQFGPTYSAVSEKHPDVVFTKVDTEAEQQLAAEAGITSIPTLMAFREKVLVFSQPGALNAQQLEQVVDAVKALDMEEVHAHVARSQAEAAAGAGKQDGTQIPEA; from the coding sequence ATGGCTACCGTAGACATTACAGGTGAACAGTTCGCATCAACCGTCGAGAACAACGACATCGTCCTCGTTGATTTCTGGGCCGAATGGTGTGGTCCCTGCAAGCAGTTTGGACCCACGTATTCCGCAGTTTCAGAGAAGCACCCGGACGTCGTCTTCACCAAGGTGGACACCGAAGCCGAACAGCAGCTGGCGGCCGAAGCAGGCATCACGTCCATCCCCACGCTGATGGCCTTCCGCGAAAAGGTGCTGGTCTTCTCGCAGCCCGGCGCGCTGAACGCCCAGCAGCTGGAACAGGTGGTTGACGCCGTCAAGGCACTGGACATGGAGGAAGTCCACGCGCACGTGGCCCGCTCGCAAGCCGAGGCAGCCGCCGGCGCCGGCAAGCAGGACGGCACGCAGATCCCGGAGGCCTGA
- a CDS encoding acyl-CoA thioesterase, which yields MHLLLRTLLLLFTSSRRPRLSIWDTSSLPLRVLPTDIDIALHVNNGMYFSLMDLGRFDLMARSGTWKKMRQRGWSPVAAGETIAFRKSLQLWQRYTIESRIIGLDTKAIYFEQRMVVDGEIYARAHIATRLVCKGKPVSQEEIFREFGEPPAGLELPDWIHEWRETNALPGARRPAPHLWH from the coding sequence ATGCACCTGCTTTTGCGAACGCTCCTTCTCCTGTTCACGTCCTCCCGCAGACCGCGCCTGAGTATCTGGGACACATCCTCGCTGCCGCTGCGGGTGCTGCCCACTGACATCGACATAGCCCTGCACGTCAACAACGGGATGTACTTCTCGCTGATGGACCTGGGCCGTTTTGACCTCATGGCACGGAGCGGGACCTGGAAAAAGATGCGCCAGCGGGGTTGGTCGCCGGTAGCCGCAGGGGAGACCATCGCGTTCCGGAAGTCGCTCCAGTTGTGGCAGCGGTACACCATCGAGTCCCGGATCATCGGGCTGGACACCAAGGCAATCTACTTCGAACAGCGCATGGTGGTGGACGGGGAAATCTATGCCCGCGCGCACATCGCCACCCGCCTGGTCTGCAAGGGGAAGCCGGTGAGCCAGGAGGAGATCTTCCGGGAGTTCGGCGAGCCGCCGGCAGGCCTCGAACTGCCGGACTGGATCCACGAATGGCGCGAAACCAACGCGCTGCCCGGCGCCCGCCGCCCCGCACCCCACTTGTGGCACTGA
- a CDS encoding potassium channel family protein — protein MTQERYRDIAEWPLMGTALIFLAAYAWQVIGNIEGRQAEFLEGVMWITWAVFVADYAANLWLADNRKRWFILNLHELLIVALPVFRPLRLLRLVTLLSVLHRTVGETLRGRVATYVAGSAVLLVFVGALAVLDVEQNAPDAKILTFGDAAWWAITTITTVGYGDLFPVTPIGRMVAAALMMSGIAVLGVVTASIASWLVQRVEENTEAAVESAEVPVRADVRELLVEVAALRQELAELRREREP, from the coding sequence ATGACGCAGGAACGCTACAGGGACATCGCCGAGTGGCCGCTGATGGGGACAGCGCTCATTTTCCTCGCGGCCTACGCCTGGCAGGTGATCGGCAACATCGAGGGGCGGCAGGCCGAGTTCCTGGAGGGGGTCATGTGGATCACCTGGGCCGTCTTCGTGGCCGATTATGCCGCCAACCTGTGGCTCGCGGACAACCGGAAGCGCTGGTTCATCCTCAACCTGCACGAGCTGCTGATCGTTGCCCTCCCCGTCTTCCGGCCGCTCCGGCTGCTCAGGCTGGTCACCCTGCTCTCAGTGCTGCACCGGACCGTGGGTGAGACACTTCGCGGCCGCGTGGCCACCTACGTGGCCGGCTCCGCTGTCCTGCTGGTCTTCGTGGGCGCACTCGCCGTCCTCGACGTCGAACAGAACGCCCCCGACGCCAAGATCCTCACCTTCGGCGACGCCGCCTGGTGGGCCATCACCACCATCACCACAGTGGGCTACGGCGACCTCTTCCCCGTCACCCCGATTGGCCGAATGGTTGCCGCGGCCCTGATGATGAGCGGCATCGCGGTGCTGGGCGTGGTGACGGCCTCCATCGCGTCCTGGCTGGTGCAGCGCGTCGAGGAAAACACCGAAGCAGCTGTCGAATCGGCTGAAGTTCCGGTGCGCGCCGACGTGCGCGAATTGCTGGTGGAGGTAGCTGCCCTGCGGCAGGAATTAGCGGAACTCCGCCGCGAACGCGAGCCGTAA
- a CDS encoding LysM peptidoglycan-binding domain-containing protein → MDQNQLELEDRTAVPTSPEGRGATPARTKPRLRAFLVAGAVVTAVAVAAVGYSATAQTARVSDTRAVTAPAPESSQAADTPASNPATAGAAAPEPAVAAVPEPAAPAAEPAPAPPAAPAPEPAPAPEASNLYTVVAGDTVGAIAARFGVDMNAMLAANGLGVYSPIVPGQILKLTGPAVAAPAPAPAPAAAPAAPAPAPGPAAAPAPAPAPAVRTIYVAGAGGQAMVDACIGPIHFTPTDAYATFITEHDYCGGWARFSGIGVGETVSIPGYGTFTVSGRGQVPNPGTTNNVSAIFGGFPRVILQTCIPGTSQMLVIGLN, encoded by the coding sequence ATGGATCAAAACCAGCTTGAACTCGAGGACAGAACGGCTGTCCCCACTTCGCCAGAAGGCCGCGGAGCCACACCAGCCCGCACTAAACCGAGGCTCAGGGCATTTTTGGTCGCTGGAGCCGTAGTTACGGCAGTCGCCGTGGCCGCCGTCGGCTATTCGGCCACGGCGCAGACAGCCCGAGTCAGCGACACCCGGGCGGTAACGGCACCGGCCCCTGAATCCAGCCAGGCCGCGGACACTCCGGCCTCAAATCCTGCGACGGCCGGTGCCGCAGCGCCGGAGCCCGCCGTCGCCGCCGTCCCGGAGCCTGCTGCACCGGCTGCGGAACCGGCACCTGCACCACCGGCAGCCCCTGCTCCGGAGCCTGCACCCGCACCTGAGGCGTCCAACCTGTACACCGTGGTGGCCGGGGACACCGTGGGGGCCATCGCGGCCCGCTTCGGCGTGGACATGAACGCCATGCTGGCGGCCAACGGCCTGGGCGTGTACTCGCCGATCGTGCCGGGACAGATCCTGAAGCTGACGGGACCCGCCGTCGCCGCTCCGGCTCCGGCACCCGCCCCTGCAGCGGCACCTGCGGCCCCCGCACCAGCCCCGGGCCCGGCGGCAGCACCGGCCCCTGCACCTGCACCTGCAGTCCGGACCATTTATGTGGCGGGTGCCGGCGGCCAGGCCATGGTGGACGCCTGCATCGGGCCGATCCACTTCACGCCCACCGACGCCTATGCGACGTTCATCACCGAGCACGACTACTGCGGCGGGTGGGCACGGTTCTCCGGGATCGGCGTCGGCGAAACCGTCAGCATCCCGGGCTACGGGACGTTCACGGTCAGCGGGCGGGGACAGGTGCCGAACCCCGGCACCACCAACAACGTCTCCGCGATTTTCGGCGGCTTTCCCCGGGTCATCCTGCAGACCTGCATCCCGGGCACCAGCCAGATGCTGGTGATCGGCCTCAACTGA
- a CDS encoding YajQ family cyclic di-GMP-binding protein, with the protein MAGESTFDVVSKVDKQEVANALNQAQKELAQRYDFKGVGAEVDFSGEKILMKANSEERVLAVLDVLQSKLIRRGISLKSLDTGEPYASGKEYRLEASIKEGIAQDLAKKINKLIRDEAPKSVKSQIQGDELRVTSKSRDDLQATMALLKDFDEADLQFVNFRS; encoded by the coding sequence ATGGCAGGCGAATCCACATTCGACGTCGTCAGCAAGGTAGACAAGCAGGAAGTGGCCAACGCGCTGAACCAGGCGCAGAAGGAACTGGCCCAGCGCTACGACTTCAAAGGCGTTGGAGCCGAGGTTGATTTCAGCGGCGAAAAAATTCTGATGAAGGCCAACTCGGAAGAGCGTGTGCTCGCCGTCCTGGACGTCCTGCAGTCGAAGCTCATCCGCCGCGGGATCTCACTGAAGTCGCTGGACACCGGTGAACCCTACGCATCCGGCAAGGAGTACCGGCTGGAGGCCTCCATCAAGGAGGGCATCGCGCAGGACCTCGCCAAGAAAATCAACAAGCTGATCCGCGACGAGGCGCCGAAGTCCGTCAAGTCCCAGATCCAGGGCGACGAACTCCGCGTGACCTCCAAGTCCCGCGACGACCTCCAGGCCACCATGGCCCTGCTCAAGGACTTCGACGAGGCAGACCTGCAGTTCGTCAACTTCCGCAGCTGA